Within Montipora foliosa isolate CH-2021 chromosome 3, ASM3666993v2, whole genome shotgun sequence, the genomic segment gggtcgaccccgtcgttttgtcacGGGGTCCAGACCTATCCCgcgctcttccaatatggcgtctgataacCGTCTGATAGTGTTTCTTGGCGACACAACATCTACCGCTTGCACGCAGGCTAACACTGTCCAAGCATGAAAAAtgaataattatgtaaataagTCTGAATGCCCAACCTTACGAATGAGTCAgtttgattttgaaatcactttctCTGGCAACATTAAATGAGAAGACTCAAGAGCGCTAGTAGGAACTTCTGTTAGCGAAAACAAAATGGAGGACGAGGATACCAAGCGGAAAGCAGGAAGAGAAATTTCAAGACAGTCTTCACAAGACACGTCACAACTGTCCTCTATGTTGTATAAATgttattatttcttattttacatTGGCATCGGAAGTTCATTTCCTTATatagctttgtatttcaaaCAACTTGGACTTACGGCTGGTCAAACGGGTGCTGTACTTGGGTTGCGATTCTTAACAAAATTTATCGGCTCACCAATATGGGGAATACTTGGTGACAAGTACAAAGTACATAAAGTTATTCTACTTGCCTCACTGGTGTCATTCACAGCCGGAAACTTAATGTTTATTGCTGTTCAACCACAAAAGCAAATGTGTCTCGAAACCAGAGCAAACAGAACAGTGACAAAGGCATTATTATTCACTCCTAACGGAATCGTACTGGGACAAGAGATAGGCAATAGCAGTGATGCAAGAAATCACTTTGCAAACAAGAACTTCACTGCGTTTGCTCGTAAAATCGATGAACAAGAGATCAAGCAAATCTTCATCATTTTTCTGaccattgttttgattttccaaATTATCGGATCTGTCGATTTTGCCATGACAGATGCATTGTTGGTTGTTTTCCTTCGAGAAAACGTAAAGAAATTCGGAACTTTCCGAATATGGGGCGAGTTTGGAGTCGCTGTTGGTTCGTTTTTGGTCGGAGGAGTAATCAATCTTTACAAATCGAAAGTTTGTGGGGAGGTAGTGGAGAACTACCAtatttcattttacttttttgCCGGTTTTAGCACACTTGCAATAATCAATGTTCTCTTTCTGGAAGTAAAGTACCCAGATGACAAATCATCCGACCATCCCATTTTCAATGCTTCTGAAACGTTTGAGCTTCTTTGCGGTGGTAACTTCATGATCATCATTATTGTGACATGCTACTTCGGTATCCTGAATGGAATGCAAGAGAACTTTGGACCATGGTACTTAGATGACCTCGGAGCTCAGCCATACATGGTCGGTGTCGCATCTGGTCTGCGTTactgctttgctttgcttggTTATGTTTCTTCAGGAATGTGCATCGATAGAATTGGACTTGTTTCCACTGCTGCTGGGTGTTTATTACTCTATGTAGCAGTATTCTTGGGTCTCGCCTTTGTCCTCAATCCCTGGCTAGGTGTGGTATTACACAGTATTCAGGGACTGTTGTACGGACTCGGTTGGTCT encodes:
- the LOC137998018 gene encoding major facilitator superfamily domain-containing protein 6-like, whose product is MEDEDTKRKAGREISRQSSQDTSQLSSMLYKCYYFLFYIGIGSSFPYIALYFKQLGLTAGQTGAVLGLRFLTKFIGSPIWGILGDKYKVHKVILLASLVSFTAGNLMFIAVQPQKQMCLETRANRTVTKALLFTPNGIVLGQEIGNSSDARNHFANKNFTAFARKIDEQEIKQIFIIFLTIVLIFQIIGSVDFAMTDALLVVFLRENVKKFGTFRIWGEFGVAVGSFLVGGVINLYKSKVCGEVVENYHISFYFFAGFSTLAIINVLFLEVKYPDDKSSDHPIFNASETFELLCGGNFMIIIIVTCYFGILNGMQENFGPWYLDDLGAQPYMVGVASGLRYCFALLGYVSSGMCIDRIGLVSTAAGCLLLYVAVFLGLAFVLNPWLGVVLHSIQGLLYGLGWSSCVVFGGTVSLQSGSYATVQGVIGGVHWGLGACIGVLVSGVIINSIGIPKTFFMYAMTSVAVFMFLVLSHWWIRSREQKEEADQAGYQLVSQNKDGDE